A genomic window from Thermodesulfovibrionales bacterium includes:
- a CDS encoding amidohydrolase produces MAVGGEELLKTAGKSTQRIDLKGRRAIPGLNDSHIHVIRGGLNYNMELRWDGVPSLADALGMLREQARRTPPPQWVRVIGGWTEFQFAERRMPTLEEINKVAPDTPVFVLHLYDRAIVNGAALRAMGYAMETPNPPGGEIQRDNAGNLTGLLIARPNAMILYASLAKGPKLSYDDQINSTRQFMRDLNRLGLTSTIDAGGGFQNYPDDYKVISDLAAKRELSLRIAYNLFTQHPKGEFEDFFKWVKMTSPGKGDDFYRMNGAGEMLVFSAADFEDFLEPRPDLLPIMEQELTKVVRLLAENRWPFRIHATYDESISLFLDVFEAVNRDVPFTGLRWFFDHAETITPRNLERVKALGGGIAVQDRMAFQGEYFQSRYGKSAAEHTPPITKMLEMGLPVGAGTDATRVASYNPWVSLYWLVSGRTVGGALLYPEANRLDRTEALRLYTVGSSWFSGEEGKKGMIAPGQLADIAVLSADYFTVPEESIKAIESVLTIVGGKVVYGAEEFSNLAPPPLPVSPDWSPVGVYGGYHRPAPHGHAAGSCCIHPTKTHGHPSVLSSTGRLWPLGCDCFAF; encoded by the coding sequence GTGGCTGTAGGCGGTGAAGAGCTTCTTAAGACAGCGGGCAAATCAACGCAGCGGATTGACCTTAAAGGGCGGCGTGCGATTCCCGGCCTGAACGATTCACACATCCACGTTATCAGGGGCGGGCTGAACTACAATATGGAACTCCGGTGGGATGGAGTGCCGTCGCTCGCCGATGCCCTTGGGATGCTTCGGGAACAGGCTCGGCGCACACCGCCTCCGCAGTGGGTGAGGGTGATCGGCGGTTGGACGGAGTTTCAGTTTGCCGAGCGTCGCATGCCGACTCTGGAGGAGATTAACAAAGTTGCACCTGACACGCCGGTCTTCGTTTTACATCTTTACGACCGCGCTATTGTCAATGGAGCAGCGCTGCGCGCCATGGGTTATGCCATGGAGACGCCCAACCCGCCGGGCGGAGAGATTCAGCGCGACAATGCGGGGAACTTAACGGGACTCCTCATTGCCAGGCCGAACGCCATGATCCTTTATGCAAGCCTGGCCAAGGGACCCAAGCTTTCTTACGATGATCAGATCAACTCGACGCGTCAGTTCATGCGAGATTTGAACCGCTTGGGGCTTACAAGCACCATTGATGCCGGCGGCGGCTTCCAGAACTACCCTGATGATTACAAGGTGATCAGTGATCTTGCGGCGAAAAGAGAACTCTCTCTGCGCATAGCCTACAACCTCTTCACCCAGCACCCGAAGGGAGAATTTGAGGACTTCTTCAAATGGGTCAAGATGACCTCTCCGGGAAAAGGTGATGACTTTTATCGTATGAATGGAGCAGGTGAGATGCTCGTCTTCTCGGCCGCTGATTTCGAAGACTTCCTGGAGCCACGTCCGGATCTCCTGCCGATCATGGAGCAAGAGCTCACCAAGGTTGTCCGCCTCCTCGCTGAGAACCGCTGGCCCTTCCGTATCCACGCCACGTATGATGAGTCGATCTCTCTTTTCCTCGACGTCTTCGAAGCGGTCAACCGCGACGTTCCCTTCACCGGACTGCGCTGGTTTTTCGACCACGCCGAAACCATAACGCCCCGCAACCTTGAGCGTGTTAAAGCACTCGGTGGCGGCATCGCGGTGCAAGACCGCATGGCTTTCCAGGGGGAATACTTCCAGAGCCGGTACGGGAAATCCGCTGCCGAACATACTCCGCCCATCACGAAGATGCTGGAAATGGGCCTTCCGGTTGGCGCCGGGACTGATGCCACACGTGTTGCCAGCTACAACCCCTGGGTTTCGCTTTATTGGTTGGTGAGTGGAAGGACAGTCGGTGGAGCCTTGCTTTACCCGGAAGCAAACAGGCTGGACCGGACAGAAGCGCTACGCCTTTATACAGTGGGAAGCAGCTGGTTCTCCGGTGAAGAGGGGAAAAAAGGTATGATTGCGCCAGGACAACTTGCCGACATAGCGGTTCTTTCCGCCGACTACTTCACTGTGCCTGAGGAGAGCATCAAGGCTATTGAATCCGTTCTTACCATTGTCGGTGGAAAAGTAGTCTATGGTGCGGAAGAGTTCAGTAATCTTGCGCCACCGCCTCTACCCGTTAGTCCCGACTGGTCGCCGGTCGGAGTTTACGGCGGCTATCACCGACCAGCGCCTCACGGACATGCAGCGGGATCGTGCTGCATTCATCCCACTAAGACGCACGGGCATCCCTCTGTGCTGAGCTCCACGGGAAG